One stretch of Thermococcus sp. DNA includes these proteins:
- a CDS encoding hydroxymethylglutaryl-CoA synthase codes for MGKLLKSKRDVGIIGYGAYVPMYRIKAEEIGRVWGISSFPIEEKSVPGLDEDTITIGIEAARNALRRAKIDPQLIRAIWLGTESKPYAVKPSGTVIAAAVGATPDLNAADFEFACKAGTEAIQAAMGFVGSEMADYAMAIGADTSQGRPGDHLEFTASAGGAAYILSPKSSETLAYFEASYSYVTDTPDFWRRQHEHYPRHGNRFTGEPAYFHQIINAAKTLMEEMGYTPDDFDYAVFHQPNVKFPLTAAKILGIPKEKVLPGLLSGIIGNTYSGATLVGVSAVLDIAKPDDRILWVSFGSGAGSDAFSLVVQDAIEEKRDLAPKTMDYVNRKKYIDYALYAKARKKYIV; via the coding sequence ATGGGAAAACTCCTGAAGTCAAAGAGGGATGTTGGTATTATCGGCTACGGCGCCTACGTGCCGATGTATAGAATCAAAGCGGAGGAGATAGGAAGGGTCTGGGGGATAAGCAGCTTCCCGATAGAGGAGAAGTCCGTCCCAGGCCTCGATGAGGATACCATAACCATAGGAATCGAGGCGGCGAGAAACGCACTTAGACGGGCCAAAATTGACCCCCAGCTTATCCGCGCGATATGGCTCGGCACGGAGAGCAAGCCCTACGCGGTCAAGCCAAGCGGAACGGTAATAGCAGCCGCAGTAGGAGCGACTCCGGACCTCAATGCGGCCGACTTCGAGTTCGCCTGCAAGGCTGGAACCGAGGCGATCCAAGCTGCTATGGGCTTCGTTGGCTCCGAAATGGCAGACTACGCGATGGCCATCGGTGCCGACACATCCCAGGGGAGGCCGGGCGACCACTTGGAGTTCACGGCTTCAGCTGGAGGAGCGGCCTACATCCTCTCTCCGAAGAGCTCTGAAACCCTCGCCTACTTCGAGGCGAGCTACTCCTACGTTACGGACACGCCTGACTTCTGGAGGCGCCAGCATGAGCACTACCCGAGGCACGGAAACCGCTTCACTGGCGAACCGGCCTACTTCCATCAGATAATAAACGCCGCCAAGACCCTCATGGAGGAGATGGGCTACACGCCGGACGACTTCGACTACGCGGTCTTCCACCAGCCCAACGTTAAGTTCCCGCTCACAGCCGCCAAAATCCTTGGTATCCCGAAGGAGAAGGTCCTTCCGGGACTTCTCAGCGGGATAATCGGCAACACCTACAGCGGCGCGACCCTCGTGGGAGTTTCAGCCGTTCTTGACATAGCAAAGCCGGACGACAGGATTCTCTGGGTGAGCTTTGGAAGCGGTGCCGGAAGCGACGCCTTCAGCCTCGTCGTCCAGGATGCCATCGAGGAGAAGCGCGATCTTGCGCCAAAGACGATGGACTACGTGAACCGGAAGAAATACATCGACTACGCCCTCTACGCGAAGGCGAGGAAGAAGTACATAGTATGA